From a region of the Cololabis saira isolate AMF1-May2022 chromosome 8, fColSai1.1, whole genome shotgun sequence genome:
- the eif6 gene encoding eukaryotic translation initiation factor 6: MAVRASFEKNNEIGCFAKLTNTYCLVAIGGSENFYSVFEGELSETIPVVHASIAGCRIIGRMCVGNRHGLIVPSNATDQELQHIRNCLPDTVRIQRVEERLSALGNVIAANDYVALVHPDIDRETEEILADSLQVEVFRQTVAEQVLVGSYCAFSNQGGLVHPRTSVEDQDELSSLLQVPLVAGTVNRGSEVIAAGMVVNDWAAFCGLDTTSTEVSVIESVFRLGDAAAPSAIATTMRDSLIDSMA; encoded by the exons ATGGCGGTCAGAGCCTCATTCGAGAAGAACAACGAGATCGGCTGCTTCGCCAAACTCACCAACACCTACTGCCTGGTGGCGATCGGGGGTTCCGAGAACTTTTACAG cGTGTTTGAGGGCGAGCTGTCGGAGACCATCCCGGTGGTCCACGCCTCCATCGCCGGCTGCCGCATCATCGGGAGGATGTGCGTGG GCAACCGCCACGGCCTGATAGTCCCCAGCAACGCCACGGACCAGGAGCTGCAGCACATCCGGAACTGCCTGCCCGACACCGTCCGGATCCAGCGGGTGGAGGAGCGGCTGTCGGCGCTGGGCAACGTGATCGCCGCTAACGACTACGTAGCGCTGGTGCACCCCGACATCGACCGG GAGACGGAGGAGATCCTGGCCGACTCCCTGCAGGTGGAGGTGTTCCGTCAGACGGTGGCGGAGCAGGTGCTGGTGGGTTCCTACTGCGCCTTCAGTAACCAGGGCGGGCTGGTGCACCCCCGCACCTCGGTGGAGGACCAGGACGAGCTGTCGTCGCTGCTGCAGGTGCCCCTGGTGGCCGGCACGGTGAACCGCGGCAGCGAGGTCATCGCCGCCGGCATGGTGGTCAACGACTGGGCGGCCTTCTGCGGCCTGGACACCACCAGCACCGAGGTGTCCGTCATCGAGAGCGTGTTCCGGCTGGGAGACGCCGCCGCGCCGTCGGCCATCGCTACCACCATGAGGGACTCGCTCATCGACAG